The Lujinxingia sediminis genomic sequence TCGACCGTGGGTCAGGGGTTCGACCGTGGGTCAGTGTGTTCGACCGTGGGTCAGGGGGGGGCGACCGTGGGTCAGGGGGGGGCGACCGTGGGTCAGGGGTTCGACCGTGGGTCAGGGGGGTTCGACCGTGGGTCAGTGTGTTCGACCGTGGGTCAGGGGGGGGCGACCGTGGGTCAGGGGGGGGCGACCGTGGGTCAGGGGTTCGACCGTGGGTCAGTGTTTTCGGCCCGCGCAGGTGCGTCTGTGAGGGGACTGCGCGGGCCTGAAACGTTTCTTGAAACGTTGACCGGGGGTCAGGCGAAGACATTGACCGAGATGATGAGCACGACGGTGAAGAGAATCGTCATCGCGGTGCCGGCTTTGAGGAAGTCGCGTACGCTGTAGCCGCCGGGGCCCATCAGCAATGCGTTGACCTGGTGGGTGGGTAGAAGGAAGGCGTTGGAGGCCGCCAGCGCGACGATGAGTCCGAACTGCGCCGGGTCTGCACCGACGCCGACGGCCACGTTGGCTGCCAGGGGGACGAGCAGGACGGTGGCGCCGACGTTGGAGATGGTCAGCGTGAAGGCGGTGGTAAGCAGTGCGATGGTGAGTTGAACACCCCAGATGGGGAAGGAGGAGGTCAGGCCGATGACGCGCTCGGCGATCCAGGCAGCGGTGCCGGTGTCTTCGACGGCCTGGCCCAGGGGAATGAGAGCAGCCAGCAGGAAGACGGTCTTCCAGGAGACGGCACGGTAGGCCTCGTCGGCGGTGAGAACGCCTGAGATGAGCGCGATAACAGCGCCGACCATCAGGGCGAGGGAGAGTTGCATCGACGAGAAGATGACCAGCGAGAGGGCCACACCGAAGGCGAGGAGGGCCCAGGGGGTTTTGTGAGTTCGGGGGGGCTCGGCGGGGTAGTCGGTGAGGATCACGAAAGCCGCTTCGCGGGCGAGTGTTTGCAGTCGTTCCCAGGGGGAGAAGAGGACGAGGACGTCGCCGGCCTCAAGGATCGTCTGGCGAAGATCATCGGTGAGGAGCGTTCCGCGGCGGTGGATTCCGAGCAGAGTGACGCCGAAGGCCGCACGAAGTTTGAGCTCGATGACGCGTTTGCCGACGATGTCGCTGCCAGGCCTGACGAGAACTTCGGCCAGGCCAGCGTGCTGATCGTCGTGCAGGGCGGCAAAGGCGGTGTTTTCGGTGGGCTCAAGGAGTTCGGTTTGGGCGAAGTGCTCGACGTGTTCGGTCGGACCGACGACAGCGAGGACGTCGCCAGCAGCGATGCAGTGTTCGGCGGTCGGAGCGGGGGTCAGGGCGTTGTCGCGTTCGATCGCGAGCAGAACGATGCCTTTTCGCTGAGCTTCGATAGCCTGGACGCTGCGGCCGGCAAGAGGGCTTTGCTCGGGAACGATGAACGCGTGGATGGTCTGGTCGATGCCGTAGGTTGCGGCGAGGTCTGGAGCCTGGGCGCCGATGGAGGGTTTAAGGGAAGGAAGCAGCCACTTGCCGGCCAGCGCGAACATGGCGATGCCCGCCACGGTCAGGGCGAGGCCGATGGGTGTGGGGGTGAAGAGGCCGAGGGGTTCAATGTCGACGCCGAGGTTCTGAGCGCTGGCAGCGAGCAGATCATTGAGGAGGATCAGCGGGCCGGAGGCCACAAGTGTGATGGTACCCCCGAGGATGGCCGCAAAGCCCATGGGCATCAGGATGCGGGAGATGGAGATGCCTGTGCGCTCGGCCAGCCGCTCACTGACCGGGAGAAAGAGGGCGGCAGCGCCGATGTTTTGCATAAAGGCGCTGATGGTCGCCACACTCCCGGAGATAAGCGAGATGATGCGGCCTTCGGTGCGCCCGCCGATGCGTAGCAAAAAGGCGGCGACGCGTCGCATGATGCCAACGCGATCGAGGGCAGCGCCGAGGATCATGACAGCGATAATGGAGATTACAGCGTTGGAGGCGAAGCCGTTAAAGAGTTGGCCTGCGTCGACAAGTCCGGTGAGGCCAACGGCGACCATGATGATGATGGCGGCGACATCGATACGCACAATCTCGGAGACGAAGAGGTAGATGGCGCTGGCGAGGATCACCAGGACTGTGATCATGTCCGGGGTGAGAGCTTCCATAGGTTTGGCTCCTGGCTATTTCATGGCTATTGGGATGCGCGTTGCGTCGAGGGTGACGCTGCGTTCGGTGGGTACGATTGCAGTGTTCGTGCCAGAGTGAATGTTCGATGGAGAAG encodes the following:
- a CDS encoding SLC13 family permease encodes the protein MEALTPDMITVLVILASAIYLFVSEIVRIDVAAIIIMVAVGLTGLVDAGQLFNGFASNAVISIIAVMILGAALDRVGIMRRVAAFLLRIGGRTEGRIISLISGSVATISAFMQNIGAAALFLPVSERLAERTGISISRILMPMGFAAILGGTITLVASGPLILLNDLLAASAQNLGVDIEPLGLFTPTPIGLALTVAGIAMFALAGKWLLPSLKPSIGAQAPDLAATYGIDQTIHAFIVPEQSPLAGRSVQAIEAQRKGIVLLAIERDNALTPAPTAEHCIAAGDVLAVVGPTEHVEHFAQTELLEPTENTAFAALHDDQHAGLAEVLVRPGSDIVGKRVIELKLRAAFGVTLLGIHRRGTLLTDDLRQTILEAGDVLVLFSPWERLQTLAREAAFVILTDYPAEPPRTHKTPWALLAFGVALSLVIFSSMQLSLALMVGAVIALISGVLTADEAYRAVSWKTVFLLAALIPLGQAVEDTGTAAWIAERVIGLTSSFPIWGVQLTIALLTTAFTLTISNVGATVLLVPLAANVAVGVGADPAQFGLIVALAASNAFLLPTHQVNALLMGPGGYSVRDFLKAGTAMTILFTVVLIISVNVFA